The proteins below come from a single Triticum aestivum cultivar Chinese Spring chromosome 5D, IWGSC CS RefSeq v2.1, whole genome shotgun sequence genomic window:
- the LOC123124573 gene encoding tRNA-uridine aminocarboxypropyltransferase 2: MDLDFPLSSASDDDGGDTTTPPGRAICHAGCGRPSRVCLCPHMPRSPLHTSTTVVVLHHPHAVHRNPLSTLPLLARCLANLHLLPGRRLRPSSTPLIPPPSPNPVLLLFPSPAASDLASWCRSTPPSARSNPILLILDGTWKQAKEMHAASLPFLSSFVIPVSLPVDSGVDGDSMFESELVVKKEPHKGCVSTMEAVARALRLLEPEGSGAEVEETMVRVLRAMVAFQSQHLQHRAMKPRVKLRKKKDIKREEEMKRNA; the protein is encoded by the coding sequence ATGGACTTGGACTTCCCACTCTCCTCCGCctccgacgacgatggcggcgacacAACGACACCACCTGGTCGCGCCATCTGCCACGCCGGCTGCGGGCGCCCGTCCCGCGTCTGCCTCTGCCCGCACATGCCCCGCTCCCCGCTCCACACATCAACCACCGTCGTCGTACTCCACCACCCACACGCCGTCCACCGCAACCCGCTCTCCACCCTCCCCCTCCTCGCCCGCTGCCTCgccaacctccacctcctccccggACGCCGCCTCCGCCCCTCCTCCACCCCGCTCATCCCCCCTCCCTCCCCGAaccccgtcctcctcctcttcccctcgcCCGCCGCCTCCGACCTCGCCTCCTGGTGCCGCTCCACGCCTCCCTCCGCGCGCTCCAACCCCATCCTCCTCATCCTCGATGGCACCTGGAAGCAGGCCAAGGAGATGCACGCCGCCAGCCTCCCGTTTCTCTCCTCGTTCGTCATCCCCGTCTCCCTGCCCGTAGACAGCGGCGTGGACGGGGACAGCATGTTCGAGTCGGAGCTCGTGGTGAAGAAGGAGCCGCATAAGGGGTGCGTGAGCACAATGGAGGCAGTCGCAAGGGCGCTGCGGCTGCTTGAGCCGGAGGGAAGCGGTGCGGAGGTCGAGGAGACGATGGTCAGGGTTCTCAGGGCGATGGTGGCCTTCCAGTCCCAGCATCTGCAGCACCGTGCCATGAAGCCGAGAGTGAAGCTGAGGAAGAAGAAAGATATCAAGAGGGAGGAGGAGATGAAGAGGAATGCCTGA